The genomic stretch GCCCGAAACTGGGGGTCTGCGGGGCGGACGCCGACGTCATCGTGGCGAGGAACTTCCTCCGGGCGGCCGTCGGCGGCGCGTCCTCGCATGCCGGGCACGCGCGGGAGCTGGCCCTGCTGCTCCTTGCGGTCGCGGAAGGGAAGGCGCCGGGCTATGCGGTCCGGGACGAGGCGAAGCTGCTCTCCGTCGCGAGCCGGCTCGGGATACAAACGGACGGCAGGACCGGGCAGTCCATCGCCGGGGATGTCGCCCATAAGGCGCTCGAGGACTTCGGCCGGCAGGACGGCAAGCCGATGAACTGGATCCGGGCGCGGGCGACCCGAAAGGAATACGACAAGTGGGAAAAGCTCGGGCTCATCGTCTCGAACCCGCACAACGAGATCGAGACCGCGATGCACCGGACCTCGATGGGGAACGACGCGGACCCGCTGAACCTGTGGCTCGCCACCCTCCGAATGGGGATCGTGGACAACTTCGCCGGGCTGATGATGGCGACCGACCTCTCCGACATCCTCTTCGGCACCCCGTCCCCGAAGGTGGTCTCCGCCAACTACGCGGTGATCCGGGACGGCTCCGTCAATATCGCCTGCCACGGGCACAATCCGATCCTGGCCTCCAAGCTGGTGGAGTGGGCGGACAAGATGGAAGCCGAGGCGAAGGTCGCGGGGGCGGACGGCATCAACGTAGTGGGCGTCTGCTGTATCGGCAACGAGCTCGCCATGCGGTCCGGCGCCTCCTACGCCGGCCACCTGGCCCAGGCCGAACTGTTCCTCACGACCGGCGCCATCGACGCGATGGTCGTGGACATGCAGTGCATCTGGCCGGGCCTTACGGCGATCGCGAAGTGCCACAAGACGCGGTTCATCACGACCGTGCCGTTCGTCAGGAACCCGGACGCCATCCACGTCGAATTCGAGCCGGAAACGGCCGACGAGCGCGCGAAGGAGATCCTCCGGCACGGCATCGCGGGGTTCAAGGAGAGAAAAACCGCCGGCCTTTCGACCTGCATCCCCCGGGCAAGCGCGAAGATGCTGACGGGGATCTCCGTGGAGGCGCTGGTCTCCGTGCTGTCCGCCGCCAACGCTCAGGACCCGCTGGCGCCCGTGGTCGACGCCGTCGCCTCGGGGGACATCCTGGGCGCGGTCGGGATCGTCGGCTGTCCGAACCCGAAACTGCGGACCTCCTCGATGACGGAGAGGATGGCCGCCGAGCTCCTCCTTCACAACGTCCTCATCGTCACCACCGGATGCGTGAACCACATCCTGGCCCACGCCGGATTTTTGACCGGCGAGGCCACGGAGAAATATGCCGGGGAGAAACTGAAGAAAGTTCTCACGGCCCTGGGAAAGGCGGCGGGGCTGGGCGCTCCGCTCCCGCCGGTCCTGCACATGGGCTCGTGCGTCGACAACTCCCGGATCTACGACCTCCTTGCCGTGCTGGCCGGGAAGATCGGCATCGAAATCAGCCAGCTCCCTGTGGCCGGCTCCGCCCCCGAGTTCATCACCGAAAAGGCCATCTCCATCGGCAGCTTCTTCCTGGCGGCGGGGATCCTGGTCCACGTTGCCCCTCCGCCCAGGGTTTTTGGAAGCCCGTTCGCGATCGGGCTATTGACCGAAACGCTGCCCGGCATCAATGGAGGGAAGGTGCTGGTCGAAACGGACCCCGAGAAAGCCGCGACCGGGATCATCGCGCACATCCGGGCGAAGCGGCAGGCGCTCGGGCTCCCGCTCCCCTGAAGAACGAGGAAACCGGAAAGCCATCGAATGGAGCGAGTCGTCATCGTCGGAAACGGGTACGCAGGCCTCCAGGCCGCAAAGAGCCTGGCGCGGGAAAAGGGGCTTTCCGTCACGATGGTCTCCGCGGAAAGCTGCCCGGCCTACTGCCCGCACCTTCTTCCCGAGCTCGCCGCCGGCAGGAAGGAGCCTGCCGACCTTCACCTCTTCGACCCCGCCGGCTACGCTTCCCTTGGAGTGACCTGCAAGGCCGGCGCCAAGGTCGAAAAACTGTCCGTAAATAAAAGGACCGCCCTGCTCGCAAACCGGGAGACGGTGGAGTTCGACAAGGCGCTGATCGCCACGGGGGCGAAGGCCTGGGTCCCCGAAAGCCTGAAAGGGCTCCTTGCGCGGTGCGGGAACGTCATCACCATGAAACGCATGGTGGACGCGCTTGCGCTGAGGAATCTCCTGGATGCGGGCGCCGCCCGCATCGCCATCATCGGCGCGGGCAGGGTCGGGATGCTGCTCGCCGAGGCGCTGAAGGAAACGGGCGTTACGGTGTCCGTCATCGAGATCGGCCCCGGGATCCTGACGACCATGCTCCAGGCGGACGTGGCGGCAAGGCTTCATCCCGTTCTTTCGACACGGCGCCATCTCCGGTTCTACACGGGGGCCCACATCGATTCCGTCTCCGTCGACGGGGAGGCCGCGCGAGAGATCCACCTCGCAGGCGGCACGACCCTCCCTTGCGACGTCGTGGCAATCGCGACCGGCGTGGAGCCGAACACCGCGTTCCTGGATAGCAGGCTCGGGGACCCGGAGGGCATCCCCGTCGCCCCTACCATGGAAACGCGGGAGCCCGGGATCTACGCCGCGGGCGACGTCGTCCGGTTCGAGACCATCACCGGGAGAAGGGACGTCGGACAGCTGGTCGTCAACGCAAGGGCGCAGGGAGAGGTTGCCGCAAGAAACATCGCCGGACGGAAAGCCGTCTGCCCGCCCTCCTTCATCGGAAATATCGTGAAGCTCGATCCCGTCATCGCCGCGCGCATCGGGGACATCGACGGGAGCGACCAGGCCGATTTCACCGCGGGCAGGAGCTTCGCGCGCGTGACCCTGGAAGGCCAGGTGGTGATCGGGCTCCAGCTCGTCGGAGACCCGGAGGACTTGAGGGGGCTTGTGCCCGCGGTCCTCAAGAAATTTCCCCCGGGGGACCTGGGCATGCTGCTTCAGGGCAGGCTCGACCTTGGGCTTGCCCCGCTCCTGGCCTCGCGAAGCCTTTCATGGGCCTGAAAATCGCCGTGGCCGGCAAGGGCGGCTCCGGCAAAACCACGGTTTCCGTCCTGCTGGCGAAGATCCTTGCGGAGGACGGCCAGAAAGTCCTGCTGGTCGATCTCGACTCCGACCCCAATCTCGCGAACGCCCTGGGGATTCCCTCCGGCGGCGCGCCTCCCCTCGTGGAGAGGAAAGACCTCATCGCGGAAAGGACCGGCTCGACCGGCACGCCGGGAGGAATGTTCATCCTGAACCCCAGGGTGTCGGACATCCCCGGAACGCACACGCTGAAATGCTCCGACCGTGTCTCTCTCCTGCCCGTCGGGACCATCGAGACCGGCGGGGAGGGATGTTTCTGCCCCCAGACCGCCTTTGTGCGGGCGCTCGTCCGAAAGCTCGTCCTGGAAAAGGACGAGTCGGTGATCCTCGACCTGGAGGCGGGGCTCGAGGCGTTCGGAAGGGCCGTCGTCGAGGAGGTGGACCTCCTGCTGATTGTCGTCGAGGCGGGCATGCGCTCCGTGGAAACGGCGAAACGGATCCTCGGCATGGCTCCGGCGCTGGTCATCCGGAGCGTCCGCATCGTGGCCAACAAGGTCCGGCCCGGGAACCTGGACGCCCTGCGGCGTCAGCTGTCCGAGAAAGCGTTATCCGCGGACATCGCGCTCCGCTACAGCGAGGAGCTGGCGCTCCGGGACCTCGAAGGCAGGCCGATCTTCGACTACTTGGATCCGGAGTTCGAAACCGGGGTGCGTGCGGTCCTGCGTTCGCTTTAGCCCGCTAGGAATCCGTCGCCGAGGCGGGGTTGCCTCCGTGCGCTACCTCTCCTGGGCGGGAGCGAGCAAACCGCCGGCGCAGG from Deltaproteobacteria bacterium RBG_16_64_85 encodes the following:
- a CDS encoding carbon-monoxide dehydrogenase catalytic subunit, which codes for MDDKTRRTGYENPGDLELFRKAEKENLQLGIDRLKKMMPQCGFGELGTCCVLCYLGPCRIDPFDNGPKLGVCGADADVIVARNFLRAAVGGASSHAGHARELALLLLAVAEGKAPGYAVRDEAKLLSVASRLGIQTDGRTGQSIAGDVAHKALEDFGRQDGKPMNWIRARATRKEYDKWEKLGLIVSNPHNEIETAMHRTSMGNDADPLNLWLATLRMGIVDNFAGLMMATDLSDILFGTPSPKVVSANYAVIRDGSVNIACHGHNPILASKLVEWADKMEAEAKVAGADGINVVGVCCIGNELAMRSGASYAGHLAQAELFLTTGAIDAMVVDMQCIWPGLTAIAKCHKTRFITTVPFVRNPDAIHVEFEPETADERAKEILRHGIAGFKERKTAGLSTCIPRASAKMLTGISVEALVSVLSAANAQDPLAPVVDAVASGDILGAVGIVGCPNPKLRTSSMTERMAAELLLHNVLIVTTGCVNHILAHAGFLTGEATEKYAGEKLKKVLTALGKAAGLGAPLPPVLHMGSCVDNSRIYDLLAVLAGKIGIEISQLPVAGSAPEFITEKAISIGSFFLAAGILVHVAPPPRVFGSPFAIGLLTETLPGINGGKVLVETDPEKAATGIIAHIRAKRQALGLPLP